Part of the Panicum virgatum strain AP13 chromosome 4N, P.virgatum_v5, whole genome shotgun sequence genome is shown below.
ccgtcgaccccgttcctcgacccggtcaaCCCAGTAACTTTGTGACTATGCTGCCGGAGTGGCCTGTGGTCTTGCCCCTACAAATAAATAACATACAACAATTACTTAGACGCTGCTATTTCCACTAGTCTTTCACGGATATGTTCACACTAGTTTTGCGCCATGACTGTTGAAAAGATGGGCGCACCTTTGGTAGTCAAACCAATTTGTTTTGCAATATCTAACTTTTTCCTTGCGTAGTCCACGTAGATCTTTGGTTTTGAAATCTGAAAGTAAAATGAAAATGCCACAATTAACTAGGAATAACATCACCTAAATAGCCATGTCAAATTTGCTAACCAGGGTTAAAAATTAACCATTTTTTTTACGGCCTCTGTGATCAATGGATGAGCTGCATCCTCTGAAACCTATGCATACAGATGTTCCATCAATATAAACTGCAAAATTGAGTTGGACAAGGAAATCATGCCAATCATGCTTACCAAATCATCAATGCAGGCCACGTAAGCATTATACTGAAAAacagaaacaaaattaaatttctaTATGACTTGATCAATGGAAAAACATCCACCATAAGAGTAGGAATATGGACAAATAAAACTGACAAGGATAACCATACCTTATCTTTCATTGAGAATCTCGCTCGAGTGGTATTTTCAAGCTCTAGATCAATATCAAGAATCCACGAGGGAAACATTTTTCCATGATATACTTCCAACAGAGCTTCTCTGAAATCCATCTGAAGGAAGTTTGAGATAAATATGTCAATAAGCAAATGAGTACATAAAGCAACGCACAAATAGAAAATAACATAAAGCAAAAGTTTCTTAGTTGTCCATACTTAGGTACTAACCTTTTGCTTAGCAACCCGCTTCCAGATCTCGAAATAGACAGCATCCAATCCCTTATGCCTGAAATCAAACTTAACACTCCACATATGTTCCTGAATTTGAAAAACTAGAACTGTCAAATACCAATATGCCATTACCACCTattgtaattaaactaaaactgaATGAGGTGGCATTACTCGGAAACCGGAGAAAACTAATCTTGGGGAAACATTGGGAAAGCCTGCTGCAATCTTCAGTGCTTGAACACGTGCCACATTTTGAACTCTTTCCCACTAAAATCAAAACAGTTTACATGCAAGATGTGTCAACCTAAACACATTGCATGAATGCTAATTAGGTGCAAAAGGGTTTCGGGGGATGCTTACCGGAAGTGTGTTGTCCAGCAGATAACCTTCAATCCACTGTCATGTGACAAAAAGGCTATCAGATCACAACCATATGACCAGTAGCTTACAATTTAATCGAACTGATAATACCTTAGTCTCATTTTCTATGGCTTCACAATATTGGACATATGCTAGGTCTTCTGCATAGGTATTACGAGTTTTGCTGTAACAACTCCAATCAAGATACTCACCCTGCACAAAGGATACATTATCTGTTGAAAGCACTTTGATACCTGCTAATATGTCTGTACTCACATGAGAAGGATATCTAGAGGGACATTTCAAAATAGGTGATACAGACACTTGCTGATTATCACAGTATTGATTTCCAACATATGTCTGATTTGATATGAACCACAAGCTAGACTTTGCAGATCCGATGAAAAAACAACAGTCATATGGAAATCCTATTTGATAACGTGATCTCCATCCAAATAACAAGCCTAATATGCATTGTCCATAATCACAAAATCATAAAAGGTGTAGTCACTTACTCAAATCAGACAGCTAATATATCTTGATTGTAACTTGTTCCCTGACTAGATACCCAGTTTGTGACATATAATGAAATCAAGTGCCAACGGTACATGTCTAGAAATTGCAAATACACATTTTCCTACTATAAACAAATTATCCAACAAAAGGGTGTATTGTGGAGCAGAAAATAACAAGGAAAAACTATTATTTCTCTCAACTCAAAGGTTGTATAATAAGAAATATAAGCAACAACGGTGATATGGTGCACTAAAACGTTTTTTTCTACCTCCAATAATAGAAAAAGAACAGCCAGGTTGGTTATGATTGTTGACATGTGGCACAATTGTTTGAGATACCAAGccgatcctaaattttacaccTGCCATTTCACTGGTCCAGTCTAACTACCAGCTCAGGTCAAAAGGGTCTAGAGTTTTCATGTATGTGAACAATCAACTCACTTATACAAACCAAGACAAGGCTCTGGTTCCAAATAGTCAAGAGTTCTCGGGTTGATGGGGTTAGAGGAATGTGGTATGTAACTTTTGAGAGGTTTCATAAGGTGGGGGCAAAAATGACCATgcgttccaaaaaaaaagggaCGACCATCCACATTTACAGCCTGGGAGTTCCAACCTCTCAAGTTGAATCACCAGTCTGGTCTAGTTTTATTAACCATGATGAAAAGAACTAGGAAGGAACAGTGACTGCATAATTACATGCTGCATAGCTATCACATGACACCATTAAACTGTGGGCGAAAATCCCTATGTTCCATTTTATCTCTCATCCTAGAACACGCAGAGTCGTCATTCAAAACCTTCACAACTAATAAAAAAAACACTACTTTTAGAGTTTGTTTAAAGTACTTGAATCTTGTCACATGAAAATGTACTAGCAGTGTTCAAAAGTACTTCACTGTCAATAGTTTTTAGTACTTTTGACAACATTAGCTAGAACAAAATAGAATAATGGTTCCTTGGATGGATTGCTACCCTTGTTGACGTCGAAACAACAAATGTAGACAAAACATGCTATATTAGCTTCAACAAGACTATATTGTAAGCAACACAAGAAAATGTCTTATTTGCTTCTGTTTCTCCAAGTAGTAAATAAACTGAAACTTGAATCATTGTATTTAGATGATATCTTGCAATAGATTTATAAATCGATAGCAATGAAAACTATGGTTCATAAACAGATCAAGTAAATCGAATACTAGTCAAATCATATCAGCAAAATCATCCTGCTttgccatttttttttttttggaataaaGCTCCTAACGAACGTAAACAATAACATGAAATCCAACCAATGTAGGATGTAACCGACAAGTCCACTCCCAACTTAAAGAATGCAGTATGGGTATAGCAACATGATTGGTTGTACATAGTAACAAAAATGAGCGTTAAGCTAGCAGTAGCGGGAATGGCAAAGTTAAGTGTTGATACTTACATAACTACGAAGCACTATATGCTGGTAGTCCTCAAAGCCAGCGTAGTTGCAGAGTTCATCATTGAAGTACCATTCAAGACTCTCCTCGTAGTACCTAAAGTACCCCTCATCATTAAGAACGGATGGAGGATAGTGCTGTGTCAGACTTCCATCATCCAGCTCATCCAACTTCTCATCAACTGATAACTACAAAAAACATTCAGAAAGTAATTAAACACAAAGCAGGGCAGATGCAGAAAACTGGAATAGAAAGGGTCAGACAGCATGATACTGTACCTCGTACGCCCTGATGCGGTACAACGCTAGCCGCTCATTAAGCTTAATGAGCTCCTGTGGCTCATATTCCGTCATATAATCAGGGTCCACCTCGGGAGGGTCATGGTTTAACTGCCTTGAGTAATACCATATCTTCTCTGCAACGTCGTCCATGTCTAGTTCAAGGAGGGCTTGTGCTTCCCCTCTTAttctttcttgttcttgtttgtaGTCCTCAATGGCCTGGACACCGATCTTATCAGAGTTTTGACCATCTTCATCATGTGTAATAATCTCGTTGAGCGCCACAGGAGGAGGATTTTTGCCAGAACGtccttcttcatcttcatccaGTGCCACCTTGCCATGATCGACAGAAGAAGTTGGCTTTGGCTGCTTCTCCACACTCAGTGGTGAGCTTGCTTCCTCCACATCAATGGAGGTTTCTTCCTGGGCTTCTCCTGacatgctgctgctgtggctagGAGGCATACCAGACTTTTCCATCACTAGATTTGCATCATCAATGcaacctttcttcttgagaCGCCCCTCAAGCAGCAAGGTGTGCTTCATGCTTCCTTCCTCTGTAGGTGGAGCAGCAGAGCCATCTCCTGCTTCTTGCAAGTTGGCACAGAGGTCAGTGGCTGGCACTGGCAAGATCTTGAGATATTGACTGGAGGCCTTatcatgctgctgctgctgctgctcctgctctgACTTGCATATCCAGACATGGCGTGGTCGAGGTCTCATGCTCAGCGCTCGAGGTCCACCATCGCGCTTGCCCTTTTTCTTCTCAGCAGGAGGGTCGGAAGCGGCCTCTCTTGCTTTTTGCAAGTTGGCACAGCGGTCTCTGGCCTGCGAGATCCTGAGGGATGGGCAGGAGTCCTCCTTCCGCAAGGCATCATCTTCGGGACCAGGATGAGGGAGGTGTCGCTTCTCCTTCTTGCGCCGCTGCTTCGGCCTCACGGCGGTTTCTTCAACAGGGGACGGCGAGCGGTCTCCCGCCTGGTTCCTCTGCTTCCACTGCTTACACTCTCGATCCGCGGCAGATGCTGCAGAGGAGGAGGCTCCTCCAGATCGATCGGACGAGGCGGGTTCTCCTGATCGACCAGGAGAGGGGGTTGGTCCTGTGGGCTCCCGAGGGGCGGCATCGGGAGATCGGCGGCTCCTAAACCGCGACCGCTTCTTCTTCGTCATCTTCGCCCTGGCAGGTCCCGAATCGACTGCTGCAGAGGAGGCGGCTCCTTCTCCAGATCGATCGGACGAGCCGGGTTATCCTGATCGACCAGGAGAGGGGGTTGGTCCTGGGGGCTCCCGAGGGGCGGCATCGGGAGATCGGCGGCTCCTACACCGCGACTTCTTCGTCATCTTCGCCCTGGCAGGTCCTGAATAAGAGGAAGAACACCGAAACCGTAATCTGATCTCGGGGGTggggcgcgggggggggggtgtgaAGACTCAACCCGTCGaggttagggtttgagggaTCGCTGCGATTGGGTCGACGGTCGGAGTCCCCGCGCTGCTGGTCGACGTGGATCGGGGAGGCGGTGGGCCAAGGAGCAGTGCACGGATcagggaggcggcggtgcggaTCAGGGGCAGGGCGCGGATCCGGGCTCGGATCCCCGCGCGGGAGGAAGGCGACGCAGAGAGGGGCCGCTGGCGGTAGAGGGGTGCGGCGcaggagagggggcggcggtggtaGAGGTGGCGCGGcacaggagggggcggcggcaagTTCTCGGGGAGGTATCGGGAAGGGTACTATTTATCATTCTCATGGTCATGGATGCCACCTCTTTAAAAAATCATTTTTATTTTAGCTTCtatatttttaccattttttaaACCAGAG
Proteins encoded:
- the LOC120671227 gene encoding uncharacterized protein LOC120671227 isoform X2; this translates as MTKKKRSRFRSRRSPDAAPREPTGPTPSPGRSGEPASSDRSGGASSSAASAADRECKQWKQRNQAGDRSPSPVEETAVRPKQRRKKEKRHLPHPGPEDDALRKEDSCPSLRISQARDRCANLQKAREAASDPPAEKKKGKRDGGPRALSMRPRPRHVWICKSEQEQQQQQHDKASSQYLKILPVPATDLCANLQEAGDGSAAPPTEEGSMKHTLLLEGRLKKKGCIDDANLVMEKSGMPPSHSSSMSGEAQEETSIDVEEASSPLSVEKQPKPTSSVDHGKVALDEDEEGRSGKNPPPVALNEIITHDEDGQNSDKIGVQAIEDYKQEQERIRGEAQALLELDMDDVAEKIWYYSRQLNHDPPEVDPDYMTEYEPQELIKLNERLALYRIRAYELSVDEKLDELDDGSLTQHYPPSVLNDEGYFRYYEESLEWYFNDELCNYAGFEDYQHIVLRSYGEYLDWSCYSKTRNTYAEDLAYVQYCEAIENETKWIEGYLLDNTLPWERVQNVARVQALKIAAGFPNVSPRLVFSGFREHMWSVKFDFRHKGLDAVYFEIWKRVAKQKMDFREALLEVYHGKMFPSWILDIDLELENTTRARFSMKDKYNAYVACIDDLVSEDAAHPLITEAVKKMISKPKIYVDYARKKLDIAKQIGLTTKGARPQATPAA
- the LOC120671227 gene encoding uncharacterized protein LOC120671227 isoform X1, yielding MTKKKRSRFRSRRSPDAAPREPTGPTPSPGRSGEPASSDRSGGASSSAASAADRECKQWKQRNQAGDRSPSPVEETAVRPKQRRKKEKRHLPHPGPEDDALRKEDSCPSLRISQARDRCANLQKAREAASDPPAEKKKGKRDGGPRALSMRPRPRHVWICKSEQEQQQQQHDKASSQYLKILPVPATDLCANLQEAGDGSAAPPTEEGSMKHTLLLEGRLKKKGCIDDANLVMEKSGMPPSHSSSMSGEAQEETSIDVEEASSPLSVEKQPKPTSSVDHGKVALDEDEEGRSGKNPPPVALNEIITHDEDGQNSDKIGVQAIEDYKQEQERIRGEAQALLELDMDDVAEKIWYYSRQLNHDPPEVDPDYMTEYEPQELIKLNERLALYRIRAYELSVDEKLDELDDGSLTQHYPPSVLNDEGYFRYYEESLEWYFNDELCNYAGFEDYQHIVLRSYGEYLDWSCYSKTRNTYAEDLAYVQYCEAIENETKWIEGYLLDNTLPWERVQNVARVQALKIAAGFPNVSPRLVFSGFREHMWSVKFDFRHKGLDAVYFEIWKRVAKQKMDFREALLEVYHGKMFPSWILDIDLELENTTRARFSMKDKYNAYVACIDDLVSEDAAHPLITEAVKKMISKPKIYVDYARKKLDIAKQIGLTTKGARPQATPACRGGNGGAKLELDS